GCTCCCCTTGGTCCACAGCCGCAGCGCCGTTTCCCGGTCCAGCCGGTTCCGTTCGGGGGTCAGCGTCAACCCGCCCAGCGTCTTGCCCTGGGTCAGCCAATAGAGCGCCACCCACGGATTGTACGACGATACGCGAGTCGCGTCGGTGCCGGCGCCGACCGGAACGCCCGCTTCCAGCATGCGGGTGATCGGCGGCGTCGCCTCGGCGGCATCGGCGCCGTACCGGTCGACATAGTATTCGCCCTGGAAGGCCATGCGGTGCTGGACCGCGATGCCGCCGCCCAGCGCCGCGATACGGTCGATGTTCTTCTGTGTGACCGTCTCCGCATGGTCGATGATGAAGCGCAGCCCGTCGAAGGGAACGTCCCGGTCCACCCGCTCGAAGACGGTGAGGAAACGGTCGATCGACTCGTCGTAAGTCGCGTGGATGCGGAACGGCCAGCGGTTCTCGGCCAGCAGCCGGACGACACTTTCCAGCTCCGCTTCCATCACCGGCGCCAGGTCCGGGCGGGGCTCCAGGAAGTTCTCGAAGTCGGCGGCCGACCAGGCGAGGTTCTCGCCGCCGCCGTTCATGCGCAGGAACGCGTCGCCCTCGCCCGGCTTGACCATGCCGGTCCAGCGCCGATAGTCCGCCAGCTCCTCGCCGGCCTTCTGGGCGAACAGATTGTAGGCGACCCGGACCGTCATCTGCCCGTCGCGGTGGAGCGCCTGTATGGTTTGGTAATCGTCGGGATAGTTCTGCCCGCCCCCGCCGGCGTCGATCACCGACGTGATGCCCAGTCGGTTCAGCTCGCGCATGAAGTGCCGGGTCGAATTGGCCTGGTCCTCGGGATCGAGCTTCGGCCCCTTCGCCAGCGTGGAATAGAGGATCAGCGCCGACGGCTTCGCCACGAGCAGCCCGGTCGGCTCCCCGGCCGCGTCGTGCTCGATCACGCCGCCCGGCGGGTTCGGCGTGTCGCGGGTGAAGCCGATCGCGCGCAGGGCCGCGCGGTTCAGCAGCGCCCGGCCGTAGAGGTGAAGGATAAACACCGGCGTGTCGGGGGCGGCGGCGTTGATCTCGTCCAGCGTCGGCATGCGGCGCTCGGCGAACTGGAACTCCGACCAGCCTCCGACCACCCGAACCCATTGCGGCGACGGCGTGCGCCGGGCCTGCTCCCGAAGCATGCGCAGGGCATCGGCCAGGCTCGGCACCCCTTCCCAGCGAAGCTCCAGGTTATAGTAGAGCCCGCCGCGGATCAGGTGGGTATGGCTGTCGTTGAGCCCCGGGATCGCGCGGCGCCCTTTCAGGTCGATCACCTCCGTCCCGGCTCCGGCCAGGGGCATGATCTCGTCGGCGCGTCCGGCGGCGAGGATGCGGCCGTCCTTGATCGCGACCGCTTCCGCGTCCGGCCTGGCGCGGTCCAGCGTCGTGATCCGGCCGTTGGTCAGGATCAGGTCGGGTGAGGTCATCGTCGCTCCCTCGGCATGGCGGATGCCCGCGCCCAGAAGGGCGGCGGCGCCAACGGATTTCAGCACGGTGCGGCGGGTCGGGGTCATAAGCTCCGGCCTCCTGTCAGTCATGTCCCGGTCCGGGCCGCGCACGGCGAGGCGCGCGGCCCGGCAGGCCCGATTACTCGGCGGCGATCGGCGCCAGGGCCTCGTTCGGCTCCCTGGTGCGCTGCGGCGCCTTGTGGACCATGGTGTAGGCATAATCGACGCCCATGCCGTAGGCGCCGGAATGCTCGCGAACCAGGGCCATGACGGCGTCGTAGGTGTCCCGGCGCGCCCAGTCGCGCTGCCATTCCAGCAGCACCTGCTGCCAGGTCACCGGAACCACGCCGACCTGGATCATGCGCTGCATGGAGTAGTCGTGCGCCTCCTTCGAGGTGCCGCCGGACGCGTCGGCCACCATGTAGATCTCGTATCCGCCCTCCAGCATGGCCGACAGGGCGAAGGAGTTGTTGCACACCTCCGTCCAGAGGCCGGAGACGACGACCTTCTTCTGTCCGTTCGAAGCCAGGGCGTCGCGCACCTTCTGGTCGTCCCAGGAGTTCATGGAGGTCCGCTCCAGCAGCTTCTTGCCGGGGAACACGTCCAGCAGTTCGGGATAGGTGAAGCCGGAGAAGCTTTCGGTCTCCACCGTGGTGATCGTGGTCGGGATGTTGAAGATCTTCGCGGCCTTGGCCAGCGCCACGGTGTTGCTCTTCAGGACCTGGCGGTCGATCGACTGCACGCCGAACGCCATCTGCGGCTGGTGGTCGATGAAGATCAGCTGGCAATTGTGGGGCGTCAGCAGGTGAAGCTTCGTGTCGGTCATCTCTCTGTCTCCCGTGTATGATCTGTTTCTTGAAGATCGCCCGCGGTCGGGCTCAGCCCGGCTCCCCTGCGCCCCGGGCGAAGCCCGAGCGGATGCAGCCGAGCAGTTCGTCCGGCTCGAACGGTTTGGCCAGATAGTTTCCGACCCCCGCCCTCATTGCGCGGGCGCGGGTCGTCTCATCGGGAAAGGCGGTGACCAGGACGGTCGGGATCGGCGTGCCCGACGCGACGAGATGGCGGTGCAGGTCGAGCCCGCCCATGCCGGGCATCCTCACGTCCGCGATCAGGCAGGCGGTCCGCGCCGCTTCCCCGGAACCCAGGAACTCGGCGGCGCTCCGGAATCCCGATGCCGCGAACCCCATCGCCCTGACGAGGCTGACCGCGGCCTCCCGGGCCGAATCGTCATCGTCGACGACCGCAATCAGCAGGTTCGCGGACATCCCGTCGCTTTCCCCGTTCTTCCCCGACGCAGGCGTTCCCGCGTCGGGACGAACCATGGAGAAGGCCGCGGGATGGGAGCAATTATACTCTGGTATCGACGGACTACGGCTTTGCGGTACCGGCGCCCAGCTTGTCCGCGATGCGCACCAGATCCGGCAGGGACTTCGCCTGCATCTTGCGCATGACCTGGGCACGGTGGACCTTCACCGTGACCTCGCTGAGCTGAAGCTCGCCGGCGATCTGCTTGTTCATCTGGCCGGCGGCGACCAGCGCCATGATCTCCTGCTCGCGCGGCGTCAGCGTCGCGAAGCGTTCCCGCAACTCCGCGAGCATGGCCAGTTCATCCCGGCGGCCGCGGTCCAGTTCGATGCCCCGGTGGACCGCGTCGAGCAGGTCCTGATCCCGGAAGGGCTTGGTCAGGAACTCGAGCGCGCCCGCCTTCATCGCGGCCACCGACATCGGGATGTCGCCGTGCCCGGTTATGAAGACGATCGGAATGCTGATGCCCGATCCGGCCAGGGCGCGCTGGAACTCCAGCCCGCTGGAGCCGGGCAGCCTGACATCCAGGATCAGGCAGCCGGGCGCGTCGATCCTCTCCGCGAGCATGAAGGCCTGCGTCGTGTCGAACACCTGGACCGAGTGGCCGACCGAGCGCAGCAGGCTGCGGATCGACTCGCGGACCGAGGGATCGTCATCGACGACGAAGACGACGGAAGACGGCAGGCTCATCGGGCTTGTTCCCCGACCGGCCAGACGCCGTCGTCGCTGCCCGGCAGCGTGAACCGGAAGACCGCGCCGTGCGGGACATTGCCGTCCGCCCAGAGCCGTCCGCCGCCGGACTCGATGATCAATCTGCAAAACATCAGTCCCATGCCCATTCCGTCGGGTTTCGTCGTGAAGAACGGCTCGAAGATCCTGCCTCTCAGCTCCGGACCGACGCCGGGTCCGGAGTCCTCGACGGAGACCATGACCTCGCCGGGAGCCTGCGATCGGGACGTGACCCGCAGCACGCGCGCCCTGCCCGTCACGGAGCACATGGCGTCGATCGCGTTCGAGACCAGGTTGGACAAGACCTGCTGAAGCTGGATCGGGTTGCCGGTGACGGTCGGCAATCCCGGCTCCAGCGCCGTTTCGACGGTCACGCGGCCCAGCCGGACGTCGTCGCGGCAGCGTGCCAGGACCTCCTCGATCAATCGGTTCACGTCCAGCGGCACGCGATCCCGGGCTTCCTTCTTGAACATCGCCCTGATGCTCTCGATCACCCTGCCGGCGCGATGGCCGTCATTCACGATCCGTCTCAGGGCCGCCTGCGCCTCGGCGGGATCGGGGTTTTCCTTTTCGAGCCAGCGGAGACCCGCGTCCGCATTCGTGACCATGCTGGCCAAGGGCTGGTTGATCTCGTGGGCGATCAGGGCCGACAGGGCCTCCATCGCCGTAAGCCGCGTTTCGCGGGCGCGGCGCTCGGCGGAAACCGACCGGGCGACCCGGGCATAAAGGGTCGTCGATTCCGACAGCAGGACGAGCAGCACCATGCTGGCGGAGGCCAGCCCGTAGGAGCGCCCTCCCCACCACCCGACGCTCAGGCGGATGCCGGCGCTGACGTAGGAGAGCAGGATGATCTCGATGAGCAGCGTGCAGAGCACGACCATCAGCCAGAGGTCGAGCACCGACCGTCGCCGGGCGAACAGGACGGCGAGCGCCGTCAGGTAGAGGAATATCGCCATGGCCGGAATGTACGACCACAAGCCGGTGACGTTCCTCGCGTTCCTCATGAAGTTCGGCAGCGAATCGTCGTTCGCGAGGATAAACCAGGTCAGCATGCCGGCGGCGGCGAACGCGCCGGCGACGCTTCCGACGATCGCCAGCGGAACCGATCCGTGGAACCTCGGCTCCGAAGCCGGACCATCCTTCAACAACGCGTAGGCGAGCACGAACAGGGGGAACCCCAGGCGGCGCAGGGCGGCGATCGAGGCGGTGACCTGCAACCCCGCGTCCAGGCCCAGCGCCTCGAACACGCCGGGAAACGTGAGCATCCACGGCACCACCATCAGGCCCGAGAAGAGGTAGCCGATCGCCAGGACGAGGACGGCACGCGAGTGCTGGACCGAGAACAGCGCCAGCAGCAGGGCCGACGTGATCAACTCGATCAGCAGTATCGCGGCCCCGTAGGCCGGCAGCAGGATCTCGGTGCCGGGCAGCGGGATGCGCGCGAACGGTGCCGTGACCAGCAGTTCGGCGACCAGGACCGCGAGCACGCAGACGGCAAGCCGCTCCTGGTTCCGGGTCGGCGGCGATGTCGAAAGCAGGAAAGGATGATCGCCCTGCACACGCCTCGGTGGTCTCACGCACGTCTCCCAATCTGCCGCCCTGCGGACCGTTCGTTGCCTTCCGGACCTGGGCCGGAGGCTTCCCCATCACCGATCGGCCGCGATCCGTCCAAGCGGGGATGCAAGGCCCGTCACTCTTCGCTTGGGTTGCCATCCCGTCCCGGACAGACTAAGGCAGTCGGAAACGGACCGTCCTTCGGAATCGAAGCCGGAACCCGGGTCTTTTCGGGAGTTGGATGCGGACATGGCTGATGAAGCGCGGAAGGTGGCACTGGTGACAGGTGCGGCCCGGGGTATCGGTCTCGCCGCGGCGAGACGCTTTCTGGCCGATGGCTGGCGGGTCGCACTCCTCGACATCGACGGCGAGACGCTTCGGGAAGCGATCTCCGAAACCGGCGCTCCCGACGCGACGCTGGCGCTCGTCGCTGACGTCGCCGACCCGGACGCGGTGAGCCGCGCCTTGGAGGACCTCCGCAGGCGGTTCGGCCGGCTCGACGCCCTGGTGAACAATGCCGGCACCGCGGTCTTCAAACCGATCCTCGAGACGTCCTTCGAAGAGTGGTCGCGCGTCCTGGCGGTGAATCTGAGCGGTCCCTTCCTTTGCACACAGAAGGCCGCGCCGCTGATGGCCGAGACCGGCGGAGGCGCGGTCGTGAACATCACGTCGATCTCCGGAATGCGGGCCTCGACCCTCCGCGTCGCCTACGGCACCAGCAAAGCCGGGCTCGCTCACCTGACGAAGCAGCAGGCGGTCGAGCTTGCAAGCCTCGGAATCCGCGTCAACGCCGTGGCACCCGGCCCGGTCGACACGGCCATGGCCAAGGCGGTGCACAGCCCCGCGATCCGGGCGGACTATCGCGACGCCATCCCGCTCGGACGCTACGGGCTCGAGGAGGAGCTTGCCGAAGCGATCTTCTTCCTGTGCAGCGATCGCGCCAGCTACATCACCGGGCAGACGCTCGGCGTGGACGGAGGTTTCGGCGCCACGGGCATCGGGTTGCCGACGCTTCGCGGGGAAGCCCGCGGCGATTGACGGCGTCGTCCGGGCTCCACGGGCGATCAGGGCCGTCTTCATGTTGTTTTAAGGGGCCGTGAAGCATAATCCCTTGGGTTCGCGCATTTCTGACGGGCATGATGCATCCTGTGCTGATCCGCAGGCATGGGAAGTGGCTCATGGATCTGGGCAAGATCATTTGGATGGTGTCAATCGTGCTGGTGTCGTGCAGCACGCCGATGCTGATCCCCGACCTGATCGGGATCCAGCGGTCGGTCGAGATCGCCAGCGGAGCGGACCTCTGGTATGACGGCGAGCTTTCGGCCGACCTGCTGCGCCTCCAGGTGGCTATCCGTGGCCTGGAGCCGGGGAGCCGGCCGGAGGTGGCCGAGGAGGTGATGCTCCGCCTCGACAACGTGTTCAACCGTCTCAACGCGCTCCCGGAGGCGGGGAGCGCCGAATGGCACACCTGGGCTGCCGGGCGTGAGGACGGCGTGGCGGAGGTCCGGCGGATCGTCGACCGCATCGACCGTGACCTACCCCTGCTCCGGACCGATCCGGCCGCATTCCGGACGCTGGCGGACCGCAATGTCGAAGAGGCGGTGATCGTCCACAGGCGATTGCTGTTCGCCGGATCGGACCACCAGAACGTGCTGGTCGGGCAGATACAGCGCCAGGTCAGCGTTTTCCAGATGAAGCTGCTGGCTTACGGCGCCGGCTTCATCGTGCTGGTGCTGGCGTTGGTCTGGCTGATGCGGCGCCATGTCGGCGCCGAGAGGGAGCTCAGGACGAACAACCGGCATCTCCGGGATGTGACGGAGCGCCTCGTCGTCGCACGTGACGCGGCCATACGGTCCAACGA
This Skermanella mucosa DNA region includes the following protein-coding sequences:
- a CDS encoding response regulator transcription factor, whose amino-acid sequence is MSANLLIAVVDDDDSAREAAVSLVRAMGFAASGFRSAAEFLGSGEAARTACLIADVRMPGMGGLDLHRHLVASGTPIPTVLVTAFPDETTRARAMRAGVGNYLAKPFEPDELLGCIRSGFARGAGEPG
- a CDS encoding MASE4 domain-containing protein, which produces MRPPRRVQGDHPFLLSTSPPTRNQERLAVCVLAVLVAELLVTAPFARIPLPGTEILLPAYGAAILLIELITSALLLALFSVQHSRAVLVLAIGYLFSGLMVVPWMLTFPGVFEALGLDAGLQVTASIAALRRLGFPLFVLAYALLKDGPASEPRFHGSVPLAIVGSVAGAFAAAGMLTWFILANDDSLPNFMRNARNVTGLWSYIPAMAIFLYLTALAVLFARRRSVLDLWLMVVLCTLLIEIILLSYVSAGIRLSVGWWGGRSYGLASASMVLLVLLSESTTLYARVARSVSAERRARETRLTAMEALSALIAHEINQPLASMVTNADAGLRWLEKENPDPAEAQAALRRIVNDGHRAGRVIESIRAMFKKEARDRVPLDVNRLIEEVLARCRDDVRLGRVTVETALEPGLPTVTGNPIQLQQVLSNLVSNAIDAMCSVTGRARVLRVTSRSQAPGEVMVSVEDSGPGVGPELRGRIFEPFFTTKPDGMGMGLMFCRLIIESGGGRLWADGNVPHGAVFRFTLPGSDDGVWPVGEQAR
- a CDS encoding amidohydrolase translates to MTDRRPELMTPTRRTVLKSVGAAALLGAGIRHAEGATMTSPDLILTNGRITTLDRARPDAEAVAIKDGRILAAGRADEIMPLAGAGTEVIDLKGRRAIPGLNDSHTHLIRGGLYYNLELRWEGVPSLADALRMLREQARRTPSPQWVRVVGGWSEFQFAERRMPTLDEINAAAPDTPVFILHLYGRALLNRAALRAIGFTRDTPNPPGGVIEHDAAGEPTGLLVAKPSALILYSTLAKGPKLDPEDQANSTRHFMRELNRLGITSVIDAGGGGQNYPDDYQTIQALHRDGQMTVRVAYNLFAQKAGEELADYRRWTGMVKPGEGDAFLRMNGGGENLAWSAADFENFLEPRPDLAPVMEAELESVVRLLAENRWPFRIHATYDESIDRFLTVFERVDRDVPFDGLRFIIDHAETVTQKNIDRIAALGGGIAVQHRMAFQGEYYVDRYGADAAEATPPITRMLEAGVPVGAGTDATRVSSYNPWVALYWLTQGKTLGGLTLTPERNRLDRETALRLWTKGSAWFSGEAGVKGALAPGEYADITVLSDDYFSVSGEAIKDIESVMTVLGGRIVYAAAEFRDRDPVPPPPSPDWSPARTFGGHWRRAEGRPASAINAMALSSACGCADQCGVHGHAHHIAWSTPLPVSDKSRFWGALGCNCFAF
- a CDS encoding response regulator transcription factor codes for the protein MSLPSSVVFVVDDDPSVRESIRSLLRSVGHSVQVFDTTQAFMLAERIDAPGCLILDVRLPGSSGLEFQRALAGSGISIPIVFITGHGDIPMSVAAMKAGALEFLTKPFRDQDLLDAVHRGIELDRGRRDELAMLAELRERFATLTPREQEIMALVAAGQMNKQIAGELQLSEVTVKVHRAQVMRKMQAKSLPDLVRIADKLGAGTAKP
- a CDS encoding hydrolase — protein: MTDTKLHLLTPHNCQLIFIDHQPQMAFGVQSIDRQVLKSNTVALAKAAKIFNIPTTITTVETESFSGFTYPELLDVFPGKKLLERTSMNSWDDQKVRDALASNGQKKVVVSGLWTEVCNNSFALSAMLEGGYEIYMVADASGGTSKEAHDYSMQRMIQVGVVPVTWQQVLLEWQRDWARRDTYDAVMALVREHSGAYGMGVDYAYTMVHKAPQRTREPNEALAPIAAE
- a CDS encoding SDR family NAD(P)-dependent oxidoreductase yields the protein MADEARKVALVTGAARGIGLAAARRFLADGWRVALLDIDGETLREAISETGAPDATLALVADVADPDAVSRALEDLRRRFGRLDALVNNAGTAVFKPILETSFEEWSRVLAVNLSGPFLCTQKAAPLMAETGGGAVVNITSISGMRASTLRVAYGTSKAGLAHLTKQQAVELASLGIRVNAVAPGPVDTAMAKAVHSPAIRADYRDAIPLGRYGLEEELAEAIFFLCSDRASYITGQTLGVDGGFGATGIGLPTLRGEARGD